The following proteins are co-located in the Flammeovirga kamogawensis genome:
- a CDS encoding GNAT family N-acetyltransferase — protein MYSIRVITPNDNAFIEKIIKEALEEHNAALPGTAYFDKQLGELSKVYEESGVEYFILEENNKVIGGAGIGKLIGADDSVCELQKIYLSTDARGKGYGEKVLKHCLTFAKDEGYSKCYLETMPELVKGVALYERLGFKNLEAPLGNTSHHSCTIWMIKEL, from the coding sequence ATGTATTCTATTAGAGTAATAACACCTAATGATAATGCTTTTATTGAAAAAATAATAAAAGAAGCATTAGAAGAACATAATGCAGCCTTACCTGGTACTGCTTATTTTGATAAACAATTAGGAGAGTTATCAAAAGTATACGAGGAGAGTGGTGTTGAGTATTTTATTTTAGAAGAAAATAATAAAGTAATTGGAGGAGCTGGTATTGGTAAGCTAATTGGTGCAGATGATTCAGTATGTGAACTTCAAAAAATATATCTTTCTACAGATGCTAGAGGAAAAGGTTACGGAGAAAAAGTATTAAAGCACTGCTTAACTTTTGCTAAAGACGAAGGTTATTCTAAATGTTATTTAGAAACAATGCCAGAATTGGTAAAAGGAGTTGCATTATATGAACGTCTGGGTTTTAAAAATCTAGAAGCTCCATTAGGAAATACATCTCACCATAGTTGTACTATTTGGATGATAAAAGAATTATAA
- a CDS encoding YheT family hydrolase yields the protein MPVVNSAYLPSFIYRNAHINTIAANRFQKKKSPDFIRKRYTTPDNDFFDVDTLLNNHKVAIILLHGLEGSSSSPYILEMSDAFSSSFDIWAINHRSCSGEPNKKYYSYHSGKTDDLDFLVNDIADAYANIIIIGFSLGGNITLKYLGEQAEKINPKVLGGVAISVPCDLNTSAKQLQSKRNWVYLNNFLRSLKLKAIQKLETFDPSSEKITKIAAAKTFVAFDDEYTAPAHGFRDAEEYWTKCSSKQFLKGIIKPTLIINALDDPFLSKECYPYYEAENNENVFLETPKYGGHVGFLISLNKQRWYLERVLNFIQLITNKEN from the coding sequence ATGCCTGTAGTTAACTCTGCGTACTTGCCTAGTTTTATTTATAGAAATGCTCATATCAATACAATTGCAGCAAATAGGTTTCAGAAGAAAAAAAGCCCAGACTTTATAAGAAAAAGGTACACTACACCAGATAATGATTTTTTTGATGTAGATACACTTCTCAATAACCATAAAGTAGCAATTATTTTATTACATGGATTAGAAGGCTCTTCATCATCTCCATATATTTTAGAGATGTCGGATGCCTTTTCGAGTTCTTTTGATATTTGGGCAATTAATCATAGAAGTTGTAGCGGAGAGCCTAATAAAAAGTACTATTCCTATCATAGTGGAAAAACGGATGATCTAGATTTTTTGGTAAATGATATTGCAGATGCTTATGCTAATATCATAATCATTGGCTTCAGCTTAGGAGGAAATATCACTTTAAAATATTTAGGTGAACAAGCCGAAAAGATTAACCCTAAAGTATTGGGAGGGGTAGCAATTTCTGTTCCTTGTGATTTAAATACATCAGCTAAACAATTACAATCAAAAAGGAATTGGGTCTATTTAAATAATTTTTTGCGGTCATTAAAGTTAAAAGCTATTCAAAAATTAGAAACTTTTGACCCATCCTCAGAAAAAATCACTAAAATTGCAGCAGCAAAAACATTTGTGGCTTTCGACGATGAATATACGGCTCCGGCACATGGCTTTAGAGATGCTGAAGAATATTGGACAAAATGTAGTTCAAAGCAGTTTTTAAAAGGAATTATCAAACCTACATTAATTATTAATGCATTAGATGATCCTTTTCTCTCAAAAGAGTGTTACCCATATTATGAAGCGGAAAATAATGAAAATGTTTTTTTAGAAACACCTAAATATGGAGGACATGTAGGCTTTTTAATATCTCTAAATAAACAAAGGTGGTATTTAGAAAGAGTCCTCAACTTTATTCAACTAATAACAAACAAAGAAAATTAA
- a CDS encoding glycoside hydrolase family 13 protein, which produces MKRISLALTLMLFAAFQLASAKSKVSIDRVEPAFWWAGMEHPELQLLIHGKDISNLTPTLSYDGVQLDQTIKVDNPNYLFLVLKISEGVKPGSFPIEFKQKGKVVFTYNYEFKQRRDNSAGRQGFSNKDVMYLITPDRFANGIPENDTVDGLKEAADRSNMSGRHGGDIQGIINNLDYIQDLGFTALWVNPLLENDMETYSYHGYSTTDYYKIDKRFGSNEDYVRLSAEAKKRGIKLIMDQIENHCGLNHWWTNDLPTADWYNFQDLEKKPYSTHQRVSLADPYGSETDRKGHADGWFVDTMPDLNQKNELLANYLIQNSIWWVEFGDLGGIRQDTYSYPDANFMAEWSRRIMLEYPNFNIVGEEWSENPAIVSRWQKGKVNANGYESYLPSLMDFPVQAALKRSLNKEIAPYSNTFNEVYETLAEDFLYADPYNLVIFPDNHDTPRFFNQVNENYDLFKMGLMYIYTTRGIPQIFYGTEILMGNVDHPEDHAYIREDMPGGWEGDKANVFKGEGLSKEQKDALNFVKTLTTFRRDTPALHDGKLKQYAPANEIFVMFRYDESTKVMTIFNKNVEDKDVELAHYEESIQGAKSAKNVLTGETYDLSKGTLKVPGMTSLMLVIE; this is translated from the coding sequence ATGAAAAGAATATCACTCGCTTTAACTTTAATGTTGTTTGCTGCTTTTCAATTAGCTTCAGCTAAATCAAAAGTATCAATCGATAGAGTTGAACCAGCATTTTGGTGGGCCGGAATGGAACATCCAGAATTACAATTACTTATTCACGGTAAAGACATTTCAAATTTAACTCCTACTTTATCGTATGATGGAGTACAGTTAGATCAAACTATAAAAGTAGATAACCCTAATTATCTATTTTTAGTTTTAAAGATTTCTGAAGGTGTAAAGCCAGGATCTTTCCCAATAGAATTTAAACAAAAAGGCAAAGTAGTTTTTACTTATAACTACGAGTTTAAACAAAGAAGAGATAACTCTGCAGGACGTCAAGGTTTTTCTAATAAAGATGTAATGTATTTAATTACACCTGACCGTTTTGCAAATGGAATTCCAGAAAATGATACTGTAGATGGCTTAAAAGAAGCAGCAGATCGTTCAAATATGTCAGGTAGACATGGAGGTGATATTCAGGGTATTATAAATAACTTAGATTATATTCAAGATTTAGGATTTACTGCACTTTGGGTAAACCCTCTTTTGGAGAATGACATGGAAACGTATTCTTACCATGGTTATTCTACTACAGATTATTATAAAATTGACAAGAGATTTGGTTCTAACGAAGATTATGTACGTCTATCTGCAGAAGCAAAGAAAAGAGGTATAAAACTGATCATGGATCAGATTGAAAATCACTGTGGATTAAACCATTGGTGGACAAATGATCTTCCTACGGCTGATTGGTATAATTTTCAAGATTTAGAGAAAAAACCTTATTCAACTCATCAAAGAGTTTCTTTAGCTGATCCATATGGTTCAGAAACTGATAGAAAAGGACATGCTGATGGATGGTTTGTTGATACAATGCCTGATTTAAATCAAAAGAACGAATTATTAGCAAATTACTTGATTCAAAACTCAATTTGGTGGGTAGAGTTTGGAGATCTTGGAGGTATTAGACAAGATACTTATTCATATCCTGATGCTAATTTTATGGCAGAATGGTCTCGTAGAATTATGCTAGAATATCCTAACTTTAATATTGTTGGAGAAGAATGGTCAGAAAACCCTGCAATTGTTTCGAGATGGCAAAAAGGAAAAGTGAATGCAAACGGATACGAATCTTATTTACCTTCACTTATGGATTTCCCTGTTCAAGCAGCATTAAAACGTTCATTAAATAAAGAAATAGCTCCTTATTCAAATACTTTTAATGAAGTATATGAAACACTAGCTGAAGATTTCTTATATGCTGATCCATATAACTTAGTTATTTTCCCTGATAATCATGACACACCTCGTTTCTTTAATCAAGTAAATGAAAACTATGATTTATTTAAGATGGGCTTAATGTACATCTATACAACACGTGGAATACCTCAAATTTTCTACGGAACTGAAATCTTAATGGGTAATGTAGATCATCCTGAAGATCATGCTTATATCCGTGAAGACATGCCTGGAGGATGGGAAGGTGATAAAGCCAATGTGTTTAAAGGTGAAGGCTTATCTAAAGAACAAAAAGATGCATTGAACTTTGTGAAAACATTGACAACTTTTAGAAGAGATACTCCAGCATTACATGATGGTAAATTAAAACAGTATGCTCCAGCTAATGAAATTTTTGTGATGTTCAGATATGATGAGTCTACTAAAGTAATGACAATCTTTAATAAGAACGTTGAAGATAAAGACGTAGAATTAGCACATTATGAAGAATCTATTCAAGGTGCGAAATCTGCTAAGAATGTATTAACGGGTGAAACTTATGATCTTTCAAAAGGTACTTTAAAAGTTCCTGGAATGACATCATTGATGTTAGTGATTGAGTAA
- a CDS encoding inositol monophosphatase family protein, whose amino-acid sequence MQDYKDICHKVVKLTDEVASFIAEERTNFDSSKIEYKGLNDLVSYVDKTAEKKIVDGLMKILPDAGFIGEEGTNRSSKNGLKWIIDPLDGTTNFIHGIPIFSISIALISTTDYCLGVVREVNLNECFYAWKDGGAYLNGISISVSSQQNLKSGLIATGFPYYDFEKMPQYMNILMGMMEGCHGIRRLGSAAVDLAYVACGRLEGFFEYNLNAWDVAGGSIIVKEAGGTVTTFSNEDTFIEDREIIAAPPTIHKEMQSIIYKKWNS is encoded by the coding sequence ATGCAGGACTATAAAGATATTTGTCATAAAGTAGTTAAGCTTACTGATGAAGTTGCTTCTTTTATTGCAGAAGAGAGAACAAATTTTGATAGTTCTAAAATTGAATACAAAGGGTTAAACGATCTCGTTTCTTATGTTGATAAAACAGCAGAGAAAAAAATAGTAGATGGTTTAATGAAAATTCTTCCTGATGCAGGTTTTATTGGTGAAGAAGGTACAAATAGAAGTTCTAAAAACGGGTTAAAATGGATTATTGACCCATTGGATGGAACGACAAACTTTATTCATGGAATTCCTATTTTCTCCATTAGTATTGCACTTATATCTACAACAGATTACTGTTTAGGAGTAGTTAGAGAAGTAAACTTAAATGAGTGTTTTTACGCTTGGAAAGACGGTGGAGCATACCTAAATGGTATTTCTATTTCTGTATCTAGTCAGCAAAATTTAAAAAGTGGACTAATAGCTACCGGCTTCCCTTATTACGATTTTGAAAAAATGCCTCAATACATGAATATCCTTATGGGTATGATGGAAGGTTGCCATGGTATCCGTAGACTGGGTTCTGCTGCTGTAGATTTAGCTTATGTTGCTTGTGGGCGACTTGAAGGCTTTTTTGAATACAACCTTAATGCATGGGATGTTGCTGGTGGCAGTATAATTGTAAAAGAAGCAGGTGGAACAGTAACTACGTTCTCTAATGAAGATACATTTATTGAAGACAGAGAAATAATTGCAGCACCTCCAACTATACATAAGGAGATGCAATCTATTATATACAAAAAATGGAATAGTTAA
- a CDS encoding DUF4251 domain-containing protein, giving the protein MKNIQSINRILGLLFLLTISFGVGNSFAQDTTTKKETKAEKKAEKKAAKEKKKEARLAEEQAEHAQNIAAINNKTYTLEANQAYDRRGNMVNVDPSINFVKVAGDRAVVQLAFPQLVGFNGVGGITVDGTISNYKVTTNPKNQMTRVTFHVQGPTMMADVSIELEADGSWANSSVEGDFSAAELKFRGELKPNSLSSSYEGTTRY; this is encoded by the coding sequence ATGAAAAATATTCAATCAATCAATCGCATCTTAGGTTTATTATTTTTACTTACAATCTCATTTGGTGTAGGAAATAGTTTTGCACAAGATACTACTACAAAAAAAGAAACTAAAGCAGAGAAAAAGGCAGAAAAGAAAGCTGCTAAAGAAAAGAAAAAAGAAGCACGTTTAGCAGAGGAACAAGCTGAACATGCTCAAAATATTGCTGCAATTAATAATAAAACATATACATTAGAAGCTAATCAAGCTTACGATAGAAGAGGTAATATGGTAAATGTTGATCCTTCTATAAACTTTGTAAAAGTAGCTGGTGATAGAGCTGTTGTTCAGTTAGCATTTCCTCAATTAGTTGGTTTTAATGGAGTAGGTGGTATTACCGTAGACGGTACTATTTCAAATTATAAGGTAACTACAAATCCTAAAAATCAAATGACACGTGTTACTTTTCATGTGCAAGGCCCTACAATGATGGCTGATGTTTCTATTGAATTAGAAGCTGATGGTAGCTGGGCAAATTCTTCTGTGGAAGGAGATTTTAGTGCTGCAGAATTGAAATTTAGAGGCGAATTAAAACCTAATTCTTTAAGTTCTTCTTATGAGGGTACAACTCGTTACTAG
- a CDS encoding transglycosylase domain-containing protein, whose product MNKILEVWQKNVIPYLTIILQKVKVFYQYLTKHKNKVIGGCFGVIGAGLLFILLFLSGVFGSSYSDEELINFENETASIIYSEDNILLGKFFAENRTNISYDQLPKHLVNALVATEDARYFEHEGVDSRSVLRVLFKSILLGDKSSGGGSTITQQLAKNMFGRKDYGPFSMLINKSNEIKIAQQLEELFSKEELLSMYLNTIPFGEDVYGIESASERFFNKKVSDLKIEESAVLIGMLKANTYYNPRLYPRHSLKRRSVVLHQMQKYDYISKIEYDSLIQLPLQLDYANPENQGIANYFLVHVKNDAQKIISEYNKKHNSHLDIESDGLIITTSLNAKLQYYALQAFQKQLSKMQSLIEKQYKSGTSKKELDSIVAKHLKRLKSGDPTEMREYFTWDGTKTAQLSLSDSIRKELTLLHAGFLALNPQDGFIKAWVGGIDFRTHPYDQVTAKRQLASTFKPILYTAALEKGIRPCKYLKNEISETNDDEAWQPENYSKTTGGMYSMAASLAKSLNIPTVNLYNDVGYASLKELWEKMEFSYAIKDYPSTALGTSDASLLELVRAYASFANGGFLINPRFITSIKTAEGKTIYQSSEVVTSKRVISEESSLLMSAMLQKALNNGTGASMRSVYGVRLPLAGKTGTSQSYGDAWFASFNPNLVMVTRVGASSQAVHFNNGRYGAGSTLALPITALTLQKVESNKELSHELFTYFPALPHYLDGSLDCEDFKEGTDVQMFFNNMFKKKTDEEKETKRQERKKRRQERKKRRQQNL is encoded by the coding sequence ATGAACAAAATTCTTGAGGTATGGCAAAAAAATGTCATTCCCTATCTCACTATTATACTACAAAAAGTAAAGGTCTTTTATCAGTACTTAACCAAACACAAAAATAAAGTGATTGGTGGTTGTTTTGGTGTTATTGGTGCCGGCTTACTTTTTATTCTTCTTTTCTTATCAGGCGTATTTGGTTCTTCCTATTCAGATGAAGAACTAATCAATTTTGAGAATGAAACGGCTTCTATAATTTATTCCGAAGATAATATTCTTCTAGGTAAGTTCTTTGCTGAAAACAGAACTAATATTAGCTACGATCAATTACCTAAACATCTTGTAAACGCACTAGTTGCAACAGAAGACGCAAGGTACTTTGAACACGAAGGGGTAGACTCTAGAAGTGTTCTTAGAGTATTATTTAAAAGTATTTTGTTGGGTGATAAAAGTAGTGGTGGTGGCAGTACTATTACACAACAACTTGCTAAAAATATGTTTGGAAGAAAAGACTACGGTCCTTTTTCTATGTTGATAAATAAATCCAACGAGATTAAGATTGCCCAACAATTAGAAGAATTATTCTCTAAAGAGGAACTACTAAGCATGTACTTAAATACAATCCCTTTTGGTGAAGATGTGTATGGTATTGAATCTGCTTCTGAGCGTTTTTTCAATAAGAAAGTAAGTGATTTAAAAATTGAGGAAAGTGCCGTTCTAATTGGCATGTTAAAAGCAAATACCTATTATAATCCTAGGTTATATCCAAGGCATTCTCTTAAAAGAAGAAGTGTTGTACTGCATCAAATGCAAAAGTATGATTACATATCTAAAATTGAATATGATTCTCTTATTCAACTGCCATTACAACTTGATTATGCAAACCCCGAAAATCAAGGTATTGCTAATTACTTTTTAGTTCATGTAAAAAATGATGCTCAAAAAATCATTTCTGAATACAATAAAAAGCATAATTCTCATCTTGACATAGAGAGTGATGGCCTAATAATTACGACATCATTAAATGCTAAATTACAATATTATGCTCTTCAAGCTTTTCAGAAGCAACTTAGTAAAATGCAAAGTTTAATTGAAAAGCAATATAAAAGTGGAACAAGTAAAAAAGAGCTTGATAGTATAGTTGCAAAACATCTAAAAAGGTTAAAAAGTGGTGACCCCACAGAAATGAGAGAATATTTTACTTGGGATGGTACTAAAACTGCTCAATTGTCTTTGTCTGATAGTATAAGAAAAGAGCTTACACTTTTACATGCTGGCTTTTTAGCGCTAAATCCTCAAGATGGTTTTATTAAGGCATGGGTTGGAGGGATTGATTTTAGAACACACCCTTATGATCAAGTTACAGCCAAGAGGCAATTGGCTTCTACTTTTAAACCAATCTTGTATACTGCTGCATTAGAAAAGGGTATCCGACCTTGTAAATACCTAAAGAATGAAATTTCTGAAACGAATGATGATGAGGCTTGGCAACCAGAAAATTATAGTAAAACAACTGGTGGAATGTATTCTATGGCCGCGTCATTAGCTAAATCTTTAAATATTCCCACTGTTAATCTTTACAATGATGTAGGTTACGCCAGCCTAAAAGAGCTTTGGGAGAAGATGGAGTTTTCTTATGCAATTAAAGATTACCCCTCTACTGCACTAGGTACTTCTGATGCTAGCCTTTTAGAACTTGTACGTGCCTATGCTTCTTTTGCAAATGGTGGTTTTCTAATCAACCCTCGTTTTATCACTTCAATAAAAACTGCTGAAGGTAAAACAATCTATCAATCTTCTGAAGTCGTAACATCAAAAAGAGTGATTAGTGAAGAATCTTCATTACTTATGAGTGCAATGTTACAAAAGGCATTGAATAATGGAACAGGTGCGTCTATGAGAAGTGTTTACGGTGTTAGGTTACCGCTTGCAGGTAAAACAGGTACTTCTCAAAGCTATGGAGATGCTTGGTTTGCCTCTTTTAATCCCAATTTAGTAATGGTAACAAGAGTTGGAGCTTCTTCTCAAGCCGTTCATTTTAATAACGGTAGGTATGGAGCAGGTAGTACTTTAGCATTACCAATTACTGCTTTAACACTACAAAAAGTTGAAAGTAATAAAGAATTATCGCATGAGCTTTTTACTTATTTCCCTGCTTTACCACATTATCTTGATGGATCTTTAGATTGTGAAGACTTTAAAGAAGGAACCGATGTTCAGATGTTTTTTAATAATATGTTTAAGAAAAAAACAGATGAAGAAAAAGAAACGAAAAGACAAGAAAGGAAAAAGCGAAGACAAGAAAGAAAAAAAAGAAGGCAGCAAAATCTGTAA
- a CDS encoding cold-shock protein, translating into MARSQQSFNKKEKEKKRQKKKEEKAKRKEERKENSPGGGLDSMMAYVDEFGNITDTPPDPDVEREEIDASTIEIAIPKMEDIEVDPVHRGRVEFFNDQKGFGFIKDLDTQEKFFVHVNGLVDQIEEGDKVTFELEKGMKGMNCVNVKRK; encoded by the coding sequence ATGGCAAGATCACAACAGTCCTTCAACAAAAAAGAAAAAGAAAAAAAACGTCAGAAGAAAAAAGAGGAAAAAGCTAAACGTAAAGAGGAGCGCAAAGAAAACTCTCCTGGTGGTGGCTTAGATAGCATGATGGCTTATGTGGATGAATTCGGTAACATTACTGATACTCCTCCAGATCCAGATGTAGAAAGAGAAGAGATTGATGCTTCTACTATCGAAATCGCTATTCCAAAAATGGAGGATATCGAGGTAGATCCTGTCCACAGAGGACGCGTTGAATTTTTCAATGATCAAAAAGGTTTCGGTTTTATCAAAGATCTTGATACACAAGAGAAATTCTTTGTTCACGTGAATGGTTTAGTTGACCAGATAGAAGAAGGTGATAAAGTAACTTTTGAGTTAGAAAAAGGAATGAAAGGTATGAACTGTGTAAATGTGAAAAGAAAATAA
- a CDS encoding DUF1697 domain-containing protein, with amino-acid sequence MNFLAILRGINVGGKRKILMKDLKELFEVNGCTNIITYIQSGNILFSSSGEKDTIQLENLIEKEILARFGFNVPAIVLPVPEVAIAIKENPFYNDESDISQLHLTVLRSEPDKSLISEIKEKDFNGDSFEITGRKVFIKCKGKYSQSKLTNQLFENKLKVIATTRNWKTVLKIQQLIEENIN; translated from the coding sequence ATGAACTTTCTGGCAATTTTAAGAGGAATAAACGTAGGTGGCAAACGAAAAATATTGATGAAAGATCTTAAAGAACTTTTTGAAGTAAACGGTTGCACAAACATCATTACTTATATTCAAAGTGGTAATATTTTATTCTCAAGTTCTGGAGAGAAGGATACAATCCAATTAGAAAATTTAATAGAAAAGGAAATATTAGCTCGTTTCGGCTTTAATGTTCCTGCAATTGTTCTTCCCGTTCCTGAAGTAGCTATTGCTATTAAAGAAAATCCATTTTATAATGATGAATCAGATATTAGTCAGTTACATTTAACCGTACTTCGTTCTGAACCTGATAAAAGTTTAATTTCAGAAATAAAAGAAAAAGATTTTAATGGAGATAGTTTTGAAATAACTGGAAGAAAGGTCTTTATAAAATGCAAAGGTAAATACAGTCAATCTAAGCTAACAAATCAATTATTTGAAAATAAATTGAAAGTAATAGCAACAACAAGAAACTGGAAAACGGTTTTAAAAATTCAACAATTAATTGAAGAGAACATCAATTAA
- a CDS encoding MarR family winged helix-turn-helix transcriptional regulator: MKESNYIKAIYQIISTGHWITDRVGSELKEYGITEPQFNVLRILRGQNGNPITVFEILERMVQRSSNITRIVDKLLEKGLVNRVECPTNRRKMDITITPKGLETLKELDKKVETFHEPIRSNLTELEAETLAKLIIKLKGKQL, translated from the coding sequence ATGAAGGAGTCAAATTATATAAAAGCGATATATCAAATTATTTCTACAGGACATTGGATTACTGACCGTGTAGGAAGCGAACTTAAAGAGTATGGTATTACTGAACCTCAGTTTAATGTATTAAGGATATTAAGGGGACAAAATGGGAATCCTATTACAGTATTTGAAATATTAGAAAGAATGGTTCAAAGATCTAGTAACATCACACGAATTGTAGATAAGTTATTAGAAAAAGGGCTTGTAAATAGAGTAGAATGCCCTACTAATAGAAGAAAAATGGATATTACCATTACTCCAAAAGGGTTAGAAACATTAAAAGAATTAGATAAAAAAGTTGAGACATTCCATGAGCCGATAAGAAGTAATTTAACGGAATTGGAAGCAGAAACTTTAGCAAAATTAATAATCAAATTAAAAGGAAAACAACTATGA
- a CDS encoding NADPH-dependent FMN reductase, giving the protein MKKILVFGATNSKKSINKQLAEWAGGQLENVSVSTLDLNDYEMPIYSIDIEEESGIPKQVEAFKEEISKADGIIISFAEHNGNYTVAYKNIFDWVSRSTREVYQNKPLLILSSSPGPGGAKSVLNIASSSLPYAAADVKGSFSLPSFHANFTVEEGISDNALNEQFKSELNKFESAVLITESV; this is encoded by the coding sequence ATGAAAAAGATATTAGTATTTGGAGCCACAAATTCAAAAAAATCAATTAATAAGCAATTAGCAGAGTGGGCAGGTGGTCAATTAGAAAATGTTAGTGTTTCTACACTAGATTTGAATGATTATGAAATGCCAATATATAGCATAGATATAGAAGAGGAATCAGGTATACCTAAACAGGTAGAAGCTTTTAAGGAAGAAATCTCTAAAGCAGATGGAATAATTATATCTTTTGCTGAGCATAATGGTAATTATACTGTGGCATATAAAAATATATTTGATTGGGTTTCTAGATCAACAAGAGAAGTTTATCAAAATAAACCGTTATTAATATTGTCTTCTTCTCCAGGACCTGGAGGTGCAAAAAGTGTATTAAATATTGCATCATCGTCTCTACCTTATGCAGCAGCAGATGTTAAAGGAAGTTTTTCATTACCTTCTTTCCATGCTAATTTTACTGTAGAAGAAGGGATTAGTGATAATGCATTAAACGAACAGTTTAAAAGTGAATTGAATAAGTTTGAAAGTGCCGTGCTTATAACTGAATCTGTATAA
- a CDS encoding Crp/Fnr family transcriptional regulator — translation MAKDLFDFDVFKKLNLSVQEADAIRNVFKEKEIKKGEIILLNGQEVDTLFYVIDGCLRTYFIDEKGKEHTIQFAVYDWWISDMIAYFSQTKATLNIESLEDTSIFIIHRADLEKLCFQIPAFNKLYRSKLEGSIIGYQKRILGNLSQNATERYENFINQYPSIENSVKNYHLASYLGITTESLSRIRKEMSKRS, via the coding sequence ATGGCCAAAGACTTATTCGATTTTGATGTTTTTAAAAAACTAAATCTCTCCGTTCAAGAAGCTGATGCGATACGTAACGTATTTAAAGAAAAGGAAATTAAAAAAGGAGAAATTATTCTTCTTAACGGGCAAGAAGTTGATACTCTTTTTTATGTAATTGATGGTTGCTTAAGAACTTACTTTATTGACGAAAAGGGAAAGGAACATACTATACAATTTGCTGTCTACGATTGGTGGATTAGTGATATGATTGCTTATTTTTCGCAAACAAAAGCAACTCTTAATATTGAAAGCCTTGAAGACACATCAATATTTATAATACATAGAGCAGATTTAGAAAAACTATGTTTTCAGATACCTGCTTTTAATAAATTATACAGATCAAAATTAGAAGGTTCTATTATAGGGTATCAGAAAAGAATCTTAGGTAATTTATCTCAGAACGCCACAGAAAGGTATGAGAACTTTATTAATCAATATCCTTCTATAGAAAATTCCGTTAAAAATTATCACCTCGCTTCCTATTTAGGTATTACCACTGAAAGTTTGAGTAGAATAAGAAAAGAAATGTCAAAAAGATCTTAA
- a CDS encoding NAD(P)H-dependent oxidoreductase — MKKILVINGAQKFLHSQGSLNKSITELSVNYFEKRDGFEVKFTNVDDEYFIEEEVEKFVWADVIIYHTPIWWFSIPFGFKKYIDEILTHGENKIYVSDGRHRVEPKLHYGTGGLLKGKKYFLTTSWNAPEEAFTLENEFFDQKSVDEGAMFGFHKMNSFIGLEKLGTYHFYDVMKDPKIEQDFKKYTALLDELL, encoded by the coding sequence ATGAAAAAGATTCTTGTAATCAATGGTGCTCAGAAATTCCTTCACTCTCAAGGAAGTTTAAATAAATCAATAACTGAATTATCAGTTAATTATTTTGAAAAAAGAGACGGCTTCGAAGTTAAATTTACTAATGTAGATGATGAATATTTTATCGAAGAAGAAGTAGAGAAGTTTGTATGGGCTGATGTTATTATTTATCATACTCCAATTTGGTGGTTTTCTATACCTTTTGGATTTAAAAAATATATTGATGAAATATTAACGCATGGAGAGAATAAAATATATGTTAGTGATGGAAGGCATAGAGTTGAACCAAAACTTCATTATGGCACAGGTGGATTATTGAAAGGTAAAAAATACTTTCTGACAACATCTTGGAATGCTCCCGAAGAAGCATTTACATTAGAAAATGAGTTCTTTGATCAGAAAAGTGTTGATGAAGGGGCAATGTTTGGTTTCCATAAAATGAATTCATTCATTGGCTTAGAAAAATTAGGTACTTATCATTTTTATGATGTTATGAAAGACCCTAAAATAGAACAAGACTTTAAAAAGTACACAGCTTTATTAGATGAACTACTTTAA